One genomic window of Ruminococcus gauvreauii includes the following:
- a CDS encoding CBS domain-containing protein, with amino-acid sequence MNILFFLTPKSEVEYIYDDFSLRQTLEKMEHHKYTAIPILNRSGAYIGTITEGDLLRVIKNKYSLTLHEAEDLPIRQVSRRWHNNPVNINCNIEDLVMTAMRQNFVPVVDDEGKFIGIITRKDILEYCFEKLKGPGQGGGEGGTS; translated from the coding sequence ATGAATATTTTATTTTTTCTAACACCCAAAAGTGAAGTGGAATATATTTATGATGATTTTTCACTCAGACAGACTCTTGAAAAAATGGAACACCATAAATATACCGCAATCCCCATCCTGAACCGGAGCGGCGCATATATTGGGACGATTACGGAAGGTGACCTCCTTCGTGTTATCAAAAATAAATACTCACTGACATTGCATGAGGCAGAGGATCTGCCTATTCGTCAGGTATCACGGCGATGGCATAATAATCCTGTCAATATCAACTGTAATATTGAGGACCTCGTGATGACTGCCATGCGGCAGAACTTCGTACCTGTTGTGGATGATGAAGGTAAATTTATCGGCATCATCACCCGTAAAGATATTCTGGAATATTGTTTCGAGAAGCTGAAAGGACCCGGACAGGGCGGCGGCGAAGGTGGTACGTCATGA
- a CDS encoding lactate utilization protein has translation MNYKSQSYENTARTIIKKFEQRGMTAFYCTDKTSARDQVLSLLEENSSVTWGGSVTLEETGIIDAVKNGPYKAIDRKSAGTPEEARRLYGEIVCSDTFLMSTNAFTLDGELINIDGNGNRVACLITGPRQVIVVTGMNKLVKNVQEGIDRVRTMATPPNAIRVGVSTPCSKTGVCADCTGRECICCQEVITRVSRERGRIKIILVGEELGF, from the coding sequence ATGAATTATAAATCACAAAGCTATGAAAACACAGCCAGGACCATCATAAAAAAATTCGAACAGCGCGGCATGACAGCCTTCTACTGTACGGACAAAACATCGGCAAGAGATCAGGTTCTCAGCCTCCTGGAGGAAAACAGCAGCGTAACCTGGGGAGGTTCCGTGACACTCGAAGAAACAGGGATCATCGATGCCGTCAAGAACGGTCCATATAAAGCCATCGACAGAAAATCTGCGGGGACACCGGAAGAGGCCCGCAGACTGTACGGAGAGATTGTCTGTTCCGATACATTTTTAATGAGCACCAATGCCTTTACACTGGACGGTGAACTGATCAATATCGACGGAAACGGCAACCGGGTGGCGTGTCTCATCACCGGACCGCGCCAGGTAATTGTCGTGACTGGCATGAACAAACTTGTAAAAAATGTGCAGGAGGGGATAGACCGCGTCAGAACAATGGCGACGCCTCCCAATGCGATTCGTGTGGGTGTGAGCACACCGTGTTCCAAAACAGGAGTCTGTGCAGACTGTACGGGCAGGGAATGTATTTGCTGTCAGGAAGTTATCACACGTGTCTCCAGAGAGAGGGGACGTATAAAAATTATATTAGTGGGAGAAGAGCTGGGATTTTAA
- the argS gene encoding arginine--tRNA ligase: MNKIIDLITDEMISAFKNAGYDETYARVTISNRPDLCEYQCNGAMAAAKAYKKAPLVIAEDVVAQIQDSAVFGMAEAVKPGFINLRIRQEFLAGYLRRMQADSHLSVEKVKEPKTIILDYGGPNVAKPLHVGHLRSAIIGESIKRMGRFVGHNMIGDVHLGDWGLQMGLIITELKERKPDLVYFQEDYTGKYPDEAPFTIGELEEIYPAASARSKEDPEYKERAMEATHLLQRGNPGYHALWNHIMQVSVNDLKKNYEKLNVTFDLWKKESDAQPYIPEMVDYMKREGYAHLDDGALVVDVKEESDTKEIPPCMILKSDGASLYNTTDLATIVERMKLFDPDEIIYIVDKRQELYFTQVFRCARKTRLVKEDTGLFFLGFGTMNGKDGKPFKTREGGVMRLETLLREITDEMYQKISENRNVKEEDARKTAETVGLSAVKYGDLSNQASKDYIFDVERFTSFEGDTGPYILYTTVRIKSILTRFQEGGGSLDQGAILEAKSDSEKELMLQLARFNGVVENAFDEKAPHKLCAYIYELANDFNRFYHETKILTEENAEQKASWIQLLKLTRDVLEANIDMLGFEAPERM; the protein is encoded by the coding sequence ATGAATAAGATTATTGATTTGATCACGGATGAAATGATTTCCGCCTTTAAAAATGCGGGATACGATGAGACATACGCGCGGGTGACGATCTCCAATCGTCCCGACCTGTGTGAATATCAGTGCAACGGAGCGATGGCGGCTGCCAAAGCCTATAAAAAGGCTCCTCTGGTGATCGCAGAAGACGTTGTCGCACAGATCCAGGACAGCGCTGTATTCGGTATGGCGGAAGCTGTAAAGCCGGGATTTATCAATCTCAGGATAAGGCAGGAATTTCTGGCCGGTTATCTGCGCCGTATGCAGGCTGACAGCCATCTGTCCGTGGAGAAGGTCAAAGAGCCTAAGACGATCATTCTGGATTACGGCGGACCAAATGTCGCGAAACCGCTGCATGTCGGTCATCTGCGTTCTGCCATCATAGGCGAGAGCATTAAACGTATGGGACGTTTTGTGGGACATAACATGATAGGGGATGTACATCTGGGTGACTGGGGGCTCCAGATGGGTCTGATCATCACGGAACTGAAAGAGCGGAAACCGGATCTCGTGTATTTTCAGGAAGATTATACGGGAAAATATCCTGACGAGGCTCCGTTTACAATCGGGGAACTGGAGGAGATCTATCCTGCGGCCAGCGCAAGATCCAAAGAGGATCCGGAGTATAAGGAACGTGCGATGGAGGCAACACACCTTCTGCAGCGGGGGAATCCCGGTTACCATGCGCTCTGGAACCACATCATGCAGGTTTCTGTCAATGACCTGAAAAAAAATTATGAGAAGTTAAACGTTACATTCGATCTGTGGAAAAAAGAGTCGGATGCACAGCCGTATATCCCGGAAATGGTTGACTACATGAAACGCGAAGGGTATGCGCACCTGGATGACGGCGCGCTTGTGGTAGATGTAAAAGAGGAGAGTGACACGAAAGAGATACCTCCGTGCATGATTCTCAAATCAGACGGGGCATCACTCTATAATACGACTGATCTCGCCACGATCGTTGAGCGTATGAAACTGTTTGATCCGGATGAGATTATTTACATTGTGGATAAACGTCAGGAACTGTATTTCACACAGGTATTTCGCTGTGCAAGGAAAACCAGGCTGGTGAAGGAAGACACGGGACTGTTTTTCCTGGGGTTCGGAACGATGAACGGAAAAGACGGAAAGCCTTTCAAGACGAGAGAGGGCGGCGTCATGCGTTTGGAAACACTGCTGCGGGAAATCACCGACGAAATGTATCAGAAGATTTCTGAAAACCGAAACGTGAAAGAAGAGGATGCAAGAAAAACTGCTGAAACCGTGGGACTCTCTGCTGTAAAATATGGAGACCTTTCTAATCAGGCATCGAAAGATTATATCTTTGATGTCGAACGGTTTACTTCTTTTGAGGGGGATACCGGACCGTATATCTTATATACAACGGTTCGGATCAAGTCGATCCTGACACGTTTTCAGGAAGGAGGCGGTTCCCTGGATCAGGGTGCGATCCTCGAGGCCAAAAGTGACAGTGAAAAAGAACTGATGCTGCAGCTGGCGCGGTTCAACGGTGTTGTGGAAAATGCATTTGACGAGAAAGCACCACATAAACTGTGTGCGTATATCTATGAACTGGCAAATGACTTTAACCGTTTTTATCACGAGACAAAAATTCTGACAGAAGAAAATGCTGAGCAGAAGGCATCCTGGATACAGCTGCTGAAACTGACACGGGATGTGCTGGAGGCCAACATTGATATGCTGGGTTTTGAAGCCCCGGAGAGAATGTGA